The following are encoded together in the Micromonospora lupini genome:
- a CDS encoding sugar ABC transporter permease has translation MTTTAVRKDGPAAVTPPPTVGRHARNYLSRVRGGDVGALPAVLGLIVLCTVFAVMRPSSFLSAGNFANLFTQGAAVTLIAMGLVFVLLLGEIDLSAGFASGVCAAVLANVVTVLGYPWWVAVLAAIATGLVIGTSLGMLVAKVGIPSFVVTLAGFLAFQGIVLLLVKEGTNISVRDNVLVAIANRNLTPTLGWAFAILAVVGYAAVQLLRHRNRVARGLITDPIAVVALRIAGLAIILGTAVYVLNLERSRNVLISSLKGVPIVVPVIAVLLVVWTFVLQRTSYGRHIYAVGGNREAARRAGIGVDRIRISVFMICSSMAAVGGIVAASRANSVDPNTGGSNVLLYAVGAAVIGGTSLFGGKGRVLDAVLGGAVVAVIENGMGLMGYSAGVKYVVTGVVLLLAASVDALSRRRAAATGTR, from the coding sequence ATGACCACCACCGCCGTGCGCAAGGACGGCCCGGCGGCCGTCACACCGCCCCCGACAGTCGGGAGGCACGCCCGCAACTACCTGAGCCGGGTACGCGGTGGCGACGTCGGCGCGTTGCCTGCCGTGCTCGGCCTGATCGTGCTCTGCACGGTGTTCGCGGTCATGCGGCCGTCGTCGTTCCTGTCGGCCGGCAACTTCGCCAACCTCTTCACCCAGGGCGCGGCGGTCACGCTCATCGCGATGGGTCTGGTCTTCGTGCTGCTGCTCGGCGAGATCGACCTCTCCGCAGGCTTCGCCAGCGGCGTCTGCGCGGCGGTGCTGGCCAATGTGGTCACCGTGCTCGGCTACCCCTGGTGGGTCGCCGTGCTCGCCGCGATCGCCACCGGCCTGGTCATCGGCACCAGCCTCGGCATGCTCGTCGCGAAGGTCGGTATCCCGTCCTTCGTGGTCACCCTCGCCGGCTTCCTCGCCTTCCAGGGCATCGTGCTGCTGCTGGTGAAGGAGGGCACCAACATCTCCGTACGCGACAACGTGCTTGTCGCCATCGCCAACCGCAACCTCACCCCCACCCTGGGGTGGGCGTTCGCCATCCTCGCGGTCGTCGGCTACGCGGCTGTGCAACTGCTGCGTCACCGCAACCGGGTGGCCCGCGGCCTGATCACCGACCCGATCGCCGTGGTGGCGCTCCGGATCGCCGGGCTCGCCATCATCCTCGGCACGGCCGTGTACGTCCTCAACCTGGAGCGCAGCCGCAACGTCCTGATCAGCTCGCTCAAGGGCGTGCCGATCGTGGTGCCGGTCATCGCCGTGCTGCTTGTGGTCTGGACCTTCGTACTCCAACGCACAAGCTACGGCCGGCACATCTACGCCGTGGGCGGCAACCGGGAAGCGGCCCGCCGGGCCGGCATCGGCGTCGACCGAATCCGGATCTCGGTCTTCATGATCTGCTCGTCGATGGCAGCCGTCGGAGGCATCGTGGCCGCCAGCCGGGCCAACTCGGTCGACCCCAACACGGGGGGCAGTAACGTACTGCTCTACGCCGTCGGGGCGGCGGTGATCGGCGGCACCAGCCTCTTCGGCGGCAAGGGTCGCGTCCTCGACGCGGTGCTGGGAGGCGCGGTGGTCGCGGTCATCGAAAACGGAATGGGCCTGATGGGGTACAGCGCGGGAGTCAAGTACGTGGTCACCGGTGTCGTGCTGCTGCTCGCCGCCAGCGTCGACGCGCTCTCCCGCCGTCGCGCGGCAGCCACCGGCACCCGCTGA
- a CDS encoding DUF397 domain-containing protein, protein MDLTHATWRKSSRSNANGGACVEVADNLPGLVAVRDSKDPTGPALTFTPTSWRAFVTATPTD, encoded by the coding sequence ATGGACCTGACCCACGCCACCTGGCGCAAGTCCTCCCGCAGCAATGCCAACGGCGGCGCCTGCGTCGAAGTCGCCGACAACCTGCCCGGCCTGGTCGCCGTGCGCGACAGCAAGGACCCGACCGGGCCGGCCCTCACCTTCACCCCGACGAGCTGGCGGGCCTTCGTCACCGCCACCCCCACCGACTGA
- the ybaK gene encoding Cys-tRNA(Pro) deacylase, whose protein sequence is MAGHGTPATALLVKRRIAHRTHPYQVSPDAPNYGALVAEALGVAPERVFKSLVTEVDGVLTVAVVPVTGELDLKALAAAVGGKRATMADRAVAERATGYVRGGISPLGQRRRLPTVLDESALDLPTIYVSAGRRGLQLELAAADLVALTEARTAALQAR, encoded by the coding sequence GTGGCGGGACATGGCACTCCGGCGACGGCACTGCTGGTCAAGCGTCGGATCGCGCATCGCACCCATCCGTACCAGGTGTCCCCGGACGCGCCGAACTACGGCGCGCTGGTCGCCGAGGCGCTCGGCGTGGCACCCGAGCGGGTGTTCAAGTCGCTGGTGACCGAGGTCGACGGCGTCCTCACCGTGGCGGTCGTCCCGGTCACCGGCGAGCTGGACCTCAAGGCGCTCGCGGCGGCGGTCGGTGGCAAGCGGGCGACGATGGCCGACCGGGCGGTCGCCGAGCGGGCCACCGGCTACGTGCGCGGCGGCATCAGCCCGCTCGGGCAGCGCCGACGCCTGCCCACAGTGCTTGACGAGTCCGCGCTGGACCTGCCGACGATCTATGTCTCGGCTGGTCGGCGTGGTCTGCAACTGGAGCTGGCGGCGGCGGATCTGGTGGCGCTCACCGAGGCCCGTACGGCGGCGTTGCAGGCCCGCTGA
- a CDS encoding helix-turn-helix domain-containing protein, whose translation MARIPTLTFLLEQLRRARQARGLSQEELGKMINYSPSYVSAVETGQSPVRPDYVARIDSTLDTGGLFVGMLELIRFHAAPDWFRPWEDNEREAAALRWYDPTVIPGLLQTEGYARAMLGTLGELTAEQVETRVVTRLARQTVLTADRRPRLVAVLEEHTLRRQLGDHKIMREQLQHLLAMSTEPNVQVRVVPADTPWHIGLHGPFILARLDTGVELAHLDNQLRGQTVDGPNDVAALERRWETVTGEALPCRQSARLIEEVVQTWT comes from the coding sequence ATGGCCCGGATACCGACCCTGACGTTCCTGCTCGAACAGCTACGCCGCGCACGCCAGGCGCGCGGGCTCAGCCAGGAGGAGCTGGGCAAGATGATCAACTACTCACCGTCGTACGTGAGTGCTGTCGAGACCGGGCAGAGCCCGGTCAGACCGGATTACGTCGCCCGCATCGACTCGACCCTGGACACCGGCGGTCTCTTCGTCGGCATGCTGGAGCTGATCCGCTTCCACGCCGCGCCCGACTGGTTCCGCCCCTGGGAGGACAACGAGCGGGAGGCGGCGGCGCTGCGCTGGTACGACCCGACGGTGATCCCCGGCCTGCTGCAAACCGAGGGGTATGCGCGGGCGATGCTCGGCACGCTCGGCGAGCTGACCGCCGAGCAGGTCGAGACGCGTGTGGTGACCCGGCTCGCCCGGCAGACCGTGCTGACCGCCGACCGGCGTCCGCGCCTCGTCGCGGTGCTGGAGGAGCACACGCTGCGCCGGCAGCTCGGCGACCACAAGATCATGCGCGAACAGCTACAGCACCTGCTGGCCATGAGCACCGAGCCGAACGTGCAGGTCCGGGTCGTGCCGGCCGACACTCCCTGGCACATCGGGCTCCACGGCCCGTTCATCCTGGCCCGGCTCGACACCGGGGTCGAGCTGGCCCACCTGGACAACCAGCTCCGGGGGCAGACCGTGGACGGCCCGAACGACGTTGCCGCCCTGGAGCGCCGCTGGGAGACTGTGACCGGCGAAGCACTGCCGTGCCGGCAGTCCGCCCGGCTGATCGAGGAAGTGGTGCAGACATGGACCTGA
- a CDS encoding THUMP-like domain-containing protein, which produces MDLDQLAALRTPEGSAALSAAAALAGGDPLAAASALRAAGVPPTLAASALTQAELRHRAVGKFGPAAAGMFLTRAGLEQATRRVVAERRAERLRAAGVRTLADLGCGLGADALAAARAGIRVYGVEADPVTAAMAAANAEAAGLAELFTVECGDATAFDVSRVDGVFCDPARRASGTGRRIFDPRAYSPPWDFVTGLAERVPRTVVKVAPGLDHALIPDGAEAEWVGVDGDLVEAALWCGDLAQVPRRATLYRQVGAETRRSQLTGSGAVEASVGPPRRYLYDPDPAVVRAHLVAELADQLDATLGDPSIAYLYADLPTRTPYARCLEITDVLPFSLKRLRALLRERRVGRVEILKRGSALTPEQLRRDLRLGGDQAASLVLTRIAGAPTVLVGRGVD; this is translated from the coding sequence GTGGATCTCGATCAGCTGGCGGCGCTGCGTACCCCCGAGGGGTCGGCCGCGCTCTCGGCGGCGGCCGCGCTGGCCGGCGGTGATCCGCTGGCCGCGGCGTCGGCGCTGCGCGCGGCCGGGGTGCCGCCGACGCTGGCCGCGTCGGCGCTCACCCAGGCCGAGCTGCGCCACCGGGCGGTCGGCAAGTTCGGCCCGGCCGCCGCCGGGATGTTCCTCACCCGCGCAGGACTGGAGCAGGCCACCCGCCGGGTCGTCGCCGAGCGCCGCGCCGAGCGCCTGCGCGCGGCAGGCGTACGCACCCTGGCCGACCTCGGTTGCGGCCTCGGCGCCGACGCGCTCGCCGCCGCCCGTGCCGGCATCCGGGTGTACGGGGTGGAGGCCGACCCGGTGACCGCCGCGATGGCTGCCGCCAACGCCGAGGCGGCCGGGTTGGCCGAGCTGTTCACCGTCGAGTGCGGCGACGCCACCGCGTTCGACGTCTCCCGGGTCGACGGGGTCTTCTGCGACCCCGCCCGCCGCGCGAGCGGCACCGGCCGGCGCATCTTCGACCCGCGTGCCTACTCGCCGCCGTGGGACTTCGTGACCGGGCTGGCGGAACGGGTGCCACGCACGGTGGTGAAGGTGGCGCCCGGTCTGGACCACGCGCTCATCCCGGACGGCGCGGAGGCCGAGTGGGTAGGTGTGGACGGCGACCTGGTCGAGGCCGCGCTCTGGTGCGGTGACCTGGCCCAGGTGCCCCGCCGCGCCACCCTCTACCGGCAGGTGGGCGCCGAGACGCGCCGTTCCCAGCTCACCGGCTCGGGCGCCGTGGAGGCGTCGGTCGGACCGCCGCGCCGCTACCTGTACGACCCGGACCCGGCGGTGGTGCGCGCGCACCTCGTGGCCGAACTGGCCGACCAACTGGACGCCACGCTTGGCGACCCGAGCATCGCCTACCTCTACGCCGACCTGCCGACCCGCACCCCGTACGCCAGGTGCCTGGAGATCACCGACGTGCTGCCGTTCTCGCTGAAGCGCCTGCGGGCGCTGCTGCGCGAGCGTCGGGTGGGCCGGGTGGAGATCCTCAAGCGGGGTTCCGCGCTCACCCCTGAGCAGTTGCGGCGTGACCTGCGGCTGGGCGGCGACCAGGCGGCGAGCCTGGTGCTCACCCGGATCGCCGGGGCACCGACCGTGTTGGTCGGCCGAGGAGTCGACTAG
- a CDS encoding DUF4142 domain-containing protein — translation MAPLRSARRRPGNRMHRAAMLVIAIIAGVVVLPGVAIAAPAGGQQLNAADMTLLNGVRLAGLWEMPAGQMAAEKGQSAKVREIGANIAGEHQKLDQLVVDAANKLGASIPTEPTAEQKGWLAEMQKASGARFDQIFVTRLRVAHGKIFPVIGAVRASTRDATVRKLCEEANAFVQHHMQMLESTGLVRWPELPPAALPAPGQDGLLAAASANTGPQVGVSSTVVWLVFLAALGTGGIATYRMLRRS, via the coding sequence ATGGCACCGCTCAGATCCGCCCGTCGTCGGCCAGGCAACCGGATGCACCGCGCGGCGATGCTGGTCATCGCGATCATCGCGGGGGTCGTTGTCCTGCCCGGAGTGGCAATCGCCGCCCCCGCTGGCGGGCAGCAGCTCAACGCCGCCGACATGACACTGCTCAACGGTGTGCGGCTGGCCGGGCTGTGGGAGATGCCGGCCGGCCAGATGGCCGCCGAGAAGGGGCAGTCGGCGAAGGTCCGGGAGATCGGTGCGAACATCGCCGGCGAGCACCAGAAGCTCGACCAGCTCGTCGTGGACGCCGCCAACAAGCTCGGCGCGTCCATCCCCACCGAGCCGACCGCCGAGCAGAAGGGCTGGCTGGCCGAGATGCAGAAGGCCTCCGGCGCCCGCTTCGACCAGATCTTCGTCACCCGGCTCCGGGTGGCCCACGGCAAGATCTTCCCGGTGATCGGCGCGGTGCGGGCCAGCACCCGCGACGCCACAGTCCGCAAGCTCTGCGAAGAGGCAAACGCCTTCGTGCAGCACCACATGCAGATGCTGGAGAGCACCGGGCTGGTCCGCTGGCCGGAGCTGCCGCCGGCCGCCCTGCCCGCACCCGGCCAGGACGGGCTGCTTGCCGCCGCCTCGGCGAACACCGGCCCGCAGGTCGGGGTCAGCAGCACCGTCGTCTGGCTGGTCTTCCTCGCCGCGCTCGGCACCGGTGGGATCGCTACCTACCGGATGCTGCGCCGCAGCTGA
- the rimI gene encoding ribosomal protein S18-alanine N-acetyltransferase produces MTAAVRLEPFRWWHIDEALPIEADLFGAEQWSPAMFWNELANGHHYRVATDADGTVLGYAGLAGAPPDEVWVQNIAVRRDVQRRGVGRALLEELLAEAARRDARSTLLEVAVDNAAAQRLYAMYGFEPIGVRRGYYQPSNTDALVMQRDAEPTGDGPHHHG; encoded by the coding sequence GTGACCGCGGCGGTACGGCTGGAGCCGTTCCGCTGGTGGCACATCGACGAGGCGCTGCCGATCGAGGCGGACCTGTTCGGCGCCGAGCAGTGGTCCCCCGCGATGTTCTGGAACGAGCTGGCCAACGGCCACCACTACCGGGTCGCGACCGACGCCGACGGCACCGTGCTCGGCTACGCCGGGCTGGCCGGGGCCCCGCCCGACGAGGTGTGGGTGCAGAACATCGCCGTCCGCCGGGACGTCCAGCGGCGTGGCGTCGGCCGTGCCCTGCTGGAGGAGCTGCTCGCCGAGGCGGCCCGGCGCGACGCCCGCAGCACCCTGCTGGAGGTCGCCGTGGACAACGCCGCCGCCCAGCGGCTCTACGCGATGTACGGGTTCGAGCCGATCGGGGTGCGTCGCGGCTACTACCAACCGAGCAACACCGACGCGCTGGTCATGCAGCGCGACGCCGAGCCGACCGGGGACGGACCACACCACCATGGCTGA
- the tsaD gene encoding tRNA (adenosine(37)-N6)-threonylcarbamoyltransferase complex transferase subunit TsaD encodes MADEPLILGIETSCDETGVGIVRGHTLLADALASSVEEHARFGGVVPEVASRAHLEAIVPTMQRALTEAGVTLADIDAIAVTSGPGLAGALLVGVAAAKGYALAAEKPVYGVNHLAAHVAVDTLEHGPLAEPAIALLVSGGHSSLLLVDDLARGVTPLGATIDDAAGEAFDKVARLLGLPFPGGPPIDREARAGDAASIAFPRGLTAAKDLAAHRYDFSFSGLKTAVARWVEARQRAGEPVPVADVAASFQEAVCDVLTSKALAACRAQGIDTLVIGGGVAANSRLRALAEQRAEKYGIRVRVPRPKLCTDNGAMVAALGSHLVAAGVAPSRLDLPADSALPLTTVSV; translated from the coding sequence ATGGCTGACGAACCGCTGATCCTGGGCATCGAGACCTCGTGCGACGAGACAGGCGTCGGCATCGTACGCGGGCACACCCTGCTGGCCGACGCGCTGGCGTCCAGCGTCGAGGAGCACGCCCGCTTCGGGGGCGTGGTGCCCGAGGTGGCCAGCCGGGCCCACCTGGAAGCCATCGTGCCGACGATGCAGCGGGCGCTGACCGAGGCCGGTGTCACCCTTGCCGACATCGACGCCATCGCTGTCACGTCCGGGCCCGGGCTGGCCGGCGCGCTGCTGGTCGGCGTCGCGGCCGCCAAGGGGTACGCGCTCGCCGCCGAGAAGCCGGTGTACGGCGTCAACCACCTCGCCGCGCACGTCGCGGTGGACACCCTGGAGCACGGCCCGCTCGCGGAACCCGCCATCGCGCTGCTGGTCTCCGGCGGGCACTCGTCGCTCCTGCTCGTCGACGACCTGGCCCGGGGCGTCACCCCGCTCGGCGCCACCATCGACGACGCGGCCGGTGAGGCGTTCGACAAGGTCGCCCGGCTGCTGGGGTTGCCGTTCCCGGGCGGTCCGCCCATCGACAGGGAGGCCCGCGCCGGCGACGCCGCATCGATCGCCTTCCCGCGTGGCCTGACCGCCGCCAAGGATCTCGCCGCCCACCGGTACGACTTCTCGTTCTCCGGCCTGAAGACGGCGGTTGCCCGCTGGGTCGAGGCGCGGCAGCGTGCCGGCGAGCCGGTGCCGGTGGCCGACGTCGCCGCGTCCTTCCAGGAGGCGGTGTGTGACGTACTGACCAGCAAGGCGCTCGCCGCCTGCCGTGCGCAGGGGATCGACACGCTGGTGATCGGCGGCGGAGTGGCCGCGAACTCCCGGCTGCGGGCACTTGCCGAGCAGCGCGCCGAGAAGTACGGCATCCGGGTCCGGGTGCCCCGACCGAAGCTGTGCACCGACAACGGGGCGATGGTTGCCGCGCTCGGATCGCACCTGGTCGCCGCCGGGGTCGCGCCGAGCCGGCTGGACCTGCCGGCCGACTCGGCGCTGCCGTTGACAACTGTCAGCGTGTGA
- a CDS encoding ROK family protein, translated as MRPAPSQEEVRRQNLGALLRHVHVHGATTRAELTTTLGLNRSTIGALTADLAGVGLVSEGTPKETGRAGRPSLVVRPESTRVYAYAYSVEVDRLRAARVGLGGAVLDRRDLDRPRGLLAAEAAPLLAGAVKEMQQAVPADAICVGTGVSVCGMVRREDGLVRLGPTTGWVDEPIGAALGAELGLDVPVTVGNVADVAAFAEHARGVAAGCDNVIYLYGDVGVGAGIIAGGRRLTGHGGYGGEVGHMKVVRDGMPCECGARGCWETEIGEHGLLRAAGRSDARGRDALLAVFDAADRGDARAQTAVRQAGDWLGFGVANLVNVFNPEMVIFGGTMRDLYLAAAAQIRSRLNSNALGACLEHVRLRTPKLGEDAPLIGAAELAFERLLADPLDVG; from the coding sequence ATGCGCCCGGCACCCAGCCAGGAGGAGGTCCGGAGGCAGAACCTCGGGGCCCTGCTGCGGCACGTGCACGTCCACGGGGCGACCACCCGCGCCGAACTCACCACCACCCTGGGACTGAACCGGAGCACAATCGGCGCGCTCACCGCCGACCTGGCCGGCGTCGGACTGGTGAGCGAGGGAACACCGAAGGAGACCGGCCGGGCCGGACGGCCGTCACTTGTCGTCCGGCCCGAGTCGACCCGGGTGTACGCGTACGCGTACTCCGTCGAGGTGGACCGGCTGCGCGCCGCCCGGGTCGGCCTGGGCGGCGCGGTGCTGGACCGCCGGGATCTGGACCGACCGCGCGGGCTGCTGGCCGCCGAGGCCGCGCCGCTGCTCGCCGGCGCGGTGAAGGAGATGCAGCAGGCGGTGCCCGCCGACGCGATCTGCGTCGGCACCGGCGTCTCGGTCTGCGGGATGGTCCGCCGCGAGGACGGCCTGGTCCGGCTCGGCCCCACAACTGGTTGGGTGGACGAGCCGATCGGCGCGGCGCTCGGCGCCGAGCTGGGCCTCGACGTGCCGGTCACCGTCGGCAACGTGGCCGACGTGGCGGCGTTCGCCGAGCACGCCCGGGGCGTCGCGGCAGGCTGCGACAACGTCATCTACCTGTACGGCGACGTCGGCGTCGGTGCCGGCATCATCGCCGGCGGGCGTCGACTCACCGGACACGGCGGGTACGGCGGCGAGGTCGGCCACATGAAGGTGGTCCGCGACGGGATGCCCTGCGAGTGCGGCGCCCGGGGTTGCTGGGAGACCGAGATCGGCGAGCACGGCCTGCTCCGCGCGGCCGGACGATCCGACGCCCGGGGCCGCGACGCGCTGCTCGCCGTCTTCGACGCCGCCGACCGGGGGGACGCCCGCGCCCAGACGGCGGTACGCCAGGCCGGTGACTGGCTGGGCTTCGGGGTTGCCAACCTGGTGAACGTCTTCAACCCCGAGATGGTCATCTTCGGCGGCACCATGCGGGACCTCTACCTCGCGGCGGCGGCCCAGATCCGCAGCCGGCTCAACTCCAACGCCCTCGGCGCCTGCCTGGAACACGTGCGGTTGCGCACCCCCAAACTGGGCGAGGACGCACCCCTGATCGGCGCCGCCGAACTGGCCTTCGAACGGCTCCTCGCCGACCCCCTCGACGTGGGTTGA
- a CDS encoding ATP-binding cassette domain-containing protein: MSATPLLELRGIDKSFGPVQVLRDVALTVHPGEVTALVGDNGAGKSTLVKCISGIYPTDAGEVLFNGEQVHIGSPRDAAALGIEVVYQDLALCDNLDIVQNMFLGREKHSGIVLDEPTMEQLAAETLAGLSIRTVTSLRQHVASLSGGQRQTVAIAKAVLWNSKLVILDEPTAALGVAQTAQVLELVRRLADNGLAVVLISHNMNDVFAVSDRIAALYLGQMVAQVKTTDITHAQVVELITAGRSGGLGLATDPGGNGDGPQPADSISGGVR; this comes from the coding sequence GTGTCCGCGACCCCCCTGCTGGAACTCCGCGGGATCGACAAGAGCTTCGGTCCCGTCCAGGTGCTCCGCGACGTCGCCCTGACCGTCCACCCGGGCGAAGTGACAGCGCTGGTCGGCGACAACGGCGCCGGCAAGTCGACCCTGGTGAAGTGCATCAGCGGCATCTACCCCACCGACGCCGGCGAGGTCCTGTTCAACGGCGAACAGGTGCACATCGGCAGTCCCCGCGACGCCGCCGCGCTCGGCATCGAGGTCGTCTACCAGGATCTCGCGCTCTGCGACAACCTGGACATCGTGCAGAACATGTTCCTCGGCCGGGAGAAGCACAGCGGCATCGTCCTGGACGAGCCGACAATGGAACAGCTCGCGGCCGAGACCCTGGCAGGGCTCTCCATTCGCACCGTCACCTCGCTGCGCCAGCACGTGGCCAGCCTCTCCGGCGGCCAGCGCCAGACCGTGGCCATCGCCAAGGCGGTGCTGTGGAACAGCAAGCTCGTCATCCTGGACGAGCCGACCGCGGCGCTCGGCGTGGCACAGACCGCCCAGGTCCTCGAACTGGTCCGCCGCCTCGCCGACAACGGCCTGGCCGTGGTGCTCATCTCGCACAACATGAACGACGTCTTCGCCGTCTCCGACCGGATCGCCGCGCTGTACCTCGGCCAGATGGTCGCCCAGGTGAAGACCACCGACATCACTCACGCCCAGGTGGTAGAGCTGATCACCGCCGGGCGCTCGGGCGGGCTCGGCCTCGCCACCGACCCGGGCGGCAACGGCGACGGCCCGCAGCCGGCCGACTCGATCTCAGGAGGCGTCCGATGA
- the groES gene encoding co-chaperone GroES, translating to MPVTTATKVAIKPLEDRIVVQANEAETTTASGIVIPDTAKEKPQEGTVLAVGPGRVDDNGNRVPVDVQVGDTVLYSKYGGTEVKYAGEEYLVLSARDVLAVIEK from the coding sequence ATGCCCGTGACTACCGCGACCAAGGTTGCGATCAAGCCGCTCGAGGACCGCATCGTGGTCCAGGCGAATGAGGCTGAGACCACCACGGCGTCGGGCATCGTGATCCCCGACACCGCCAAGGAGAAGCCGCAGGAGGGCACTGTCCTCGCTGTGGGCCCGGGGCGCGTCGACGACAACGGCAACCGGGTTCCGGTTGACGTGCAGGTCGGCGACACCGTCCTCTACTCGAAGTACGGCGGCACCGAGGTCAAGTACGCCGGCGAGGAGTACCTGGTGCTCTCCGCCCGCGACGTCCTCGCGGTCATCGAGAAGTAA
- a CDS encoding sugar ABC transporter substrate-binding protein has product MRKGILTIAAVGLLATGGLTACGDDSGSDSSSSAKTPKIGVILPDSKSSARWETADRRFLEEAFKAAGVKYDIQNAQNDKTAFQTIADQMITGGVTALMIVNLDSGTGKAVLDKAKSQGVATIDYDRLTLGGSAQYYVSFDNETVGKLQGEGLSKCLTEKNAKSPVVAYLNGSPTDNNATLFKAGYDSVLKPKFDSKEYVKGPEDAVPAWDNAQAATIFEQQLTKASGKIDGVLAANDGLGNAAISILKKNKLNGKVPVTGQDASTEGLQNILAGDQCMTVYKAVREEAKAASDLAVALAKGEKKDTGQTVKDPEGGRDVPSVLLTPKAIYKDNIKDVIADGYVTKEEVCTAAYAKACTDAGIS; this is encoded by the coding sequence ATGCGTAAGGGGATCCTCACCATCGCCGCCGTGGGCCTGCTCGCGACCGGCGGCTTGACCGCCTGCGGCGACGACTCCGGCTCCGACTCGTCCAGCTCCGCCAAGACCCCCAAGATCGGCGTCATCCTCCCGGACAGCAAGTCCTCCGCCCGGTGGGAGACCGCGGACCGCAGGTTCCTGGAAGAGGCGTTCAAGGCCGCCGGCGTCAAGTACGACATCCAGAACGCCCAGAACGACAAGACCGCCTTCCAGACCATCGCCGACCAGATGATCACCGGCGGCGTCACCGCCCTGATGATCGTCAACCTGGACTCCGGCACCGGTAAGGCCGTGCTCGACAAGGCCAAGTCGCAGGGCGTCGCCACCATCGACTACGACCGGCTCACCCTGGGCGGCTCGGCCCAGTACTACGTCAGCTTCGACAACGAGACCGTCGGCAAGCTCCAGGGCGAGGGCCTGTCGAAGTGCCTGACTGAGAAGAACGCCAAGAGCCCCGTCGTGGCGTACCTGAACGGCTCCCCCACCGACAACAACGCCACCCTGTTCAAGGCCGGCTACGACTCGGTGCTCAAGCCGAAGTTCGACTCGAAGGAGTACGTCAAGGGCCCCGAGGACGCCGTGCCGGCCTGGGACAACGCGCAGGCCGCGACGATCTTCGAGCAGCAGCTCACCAAGGCCAGCGGCAAGATCGACGGCGTGCTGGCCGCCAACGACGGCCTCGGCAACGCGGCCATCTCGATCCTGAAGAAGAACAAGCTCAACGGCAAGGTGCCGGTGACCGGGCAGGACGCCAGCACCGAGGGTCTGCAGAACATCCTCGCCGGTGACCAGTGCATGACCGTCTACAAGGCCGTCCGCGAAGAGGCGAAGGCCGCTTCCGACCTGGCCGTCGCGCTCGCCAAGGGCGAGAAGAAGGACACCGGCCAGACGGTGAAGGACCCGGAGGGTGGCCGCGACGTCCCCTCGGTGCTGCTCACCCCGAAGGCCATCTACAAGGACAACATCAAGGACGTCATCGCCGACGGCTACGTGACCAAGGAAGAGGTCTGCACGGCGGCGTACGCCAAGGCCTGCACCGACGCCGGCATCAGCTGA
- a CDS encoding DUF1707 SHOCT-like domain-containing protein encodes MDVELRASDDDRHRVVAELHRHTTAGRLTLDEFSERAGAVWAARTLGDLAALTRDLPALPDPVAATAGGDDPIGHGRRELLVLFAVAALTLLLLGGFLAVSR; translated from the coding sequence GTGGATGTCGAGCTGCGCGCCTCCGACGACGACCGCCACCGGGTGGTCGCCGAGCTGCACCGGCACACCACCGCGGGCCGGCTCACGCTTGACGAGTTCTCCGAGCGGGCCGGCGCGGTCTGGGCCGCGCGTACCCTCGGTGACCTGGCCGCGCTGACCCGGGACCTGCCCGCCCTGCCCGATCCCGTCGCCGCGACAGCCGGCGGCGACGACCCGATCGGGCACGGCCGCCGGGAGCTGCTGGTGCTCTTCGCCGTCGCCGCGCTCACCCTGCTGCTGCTCGGCGGATTCCTCGCCGTCAGCCGCTGA